Sequence from the Clostridium butyricum genome:
TGCAGAACAGAATTTAATGGGGATGGCAGCTGGAATGTCTAATATTGGTCTAGTTCCTTTTGCAAGTACTTTTGCAGTATTTGCTACTGGAAGAGCATTTGAAATAATACGTAATTCAATATGTTATCCAAAAGCTAATGTTAAAATTGCTGCGACTCACGCAGGGATAACTGTAGGAGAAGATGGAGGATCTCATCAATCTATTGAAGATATTGCACTGATGTGTTCACTACCTAATATGACAGTTATAGTACCAGCAGATCATAGGGAAGCAATGGAAGCTACTAAGGCAGCTGCTATGATGGAAGGACCTGTTTATTTGAGATTTGGAAGATGCAATACAGAAGATATTTTTGATGATAGCTATAAATTTGAAATTGGAAAGGGAACTGAAATTAAAAAAGGTGATGATGCAGCAATAATTGCTACTGGAATGATGGTTCAAAAAGCAATTGAAGCAGCAAAATACCTTGAATCAGAAGGAATACATGTACGCGTTATAAACATATCAACAATAAAACCTATAGATAAAGAGATTATTATAAAAGCAGCAAAGGAAACTAAAGGTATTGTAACAGCAGAAGAACATTCTATTATAGGTGGACTTGGATCTATGGTATCTTCTGTTGTATGTGATAAATATCCATGTAAAGTAAAGATGATTGGAATTGAAGATAAATTTGGAGAATCAGGAACACCTGATGAGCTTATGGAGAAATTTAAGCTTACAAGTGATGCAATATCAGAAAGTATTAAAGAAATTATTAAATAAAAAAGTGTACAAGTAGGTACACGAGATATGAATAGGAGAGTTATATAATGAAAATATTTGTAGATACAGCTAATGTTGATGAAATAAGAAAAGCTAATGATTTAGGCGTTATATGTGGAGTAACAACAAATCCATCTCTTATTGCAAGAGAGGGAAAAAACTTTAATGAGGTTATAAAGGAAATAACAAGTATAGTAGATGGTCCTATAAGTGGTGAAGTTATCTCAATGGAATGTGAAGGGATGATTAAAGAAGCGCGTGAAATAGCGAAAATTCATGAAAATATGGTAGTTAAGATTCCAATGTGTGAAGAAGGATTAAAGGCTGTTAAAGTATTAAGTAAGGAGGGAATCAAAACAAATGTGACTTTAATATTTTCAGCAGTACAAGCGCTTCTTGCAGCAAGGGCTGGTGCAAGTTATGTGAGTCCTTTCTTAGGAAGGTTAGATGATATTGGAAGTGAAGGAATTAAATTAATAGAAGATATTGCAGAAATATTTGCAATTCATGATATTGATGCTGAAATAATATCAGCAAGTGTAAGAAACCCAATTCATGTATTGGATTGTGCAAAGGCTGGATCTAATATAGCTACAATTCCATACAATGTGATAGTTCAAATGATAAAACATCCATTGACAGATAAGGGAATTGAAAAATTCAAAGAAGACTATAGAAACGCATTTGGTAAATAATATGAATATAAGTAATTCAAAAACAAGTAATATTATAAAAATAGCCCCTTCAATATTATCAGCAGATTTTTCGAAATTAGGTTCTGAACTAGAAATTATTGATAGGGCAGGCGCAGATTATGTTCATATTGATGTTATGGATGGATTATATGTTCCAAGCATATCATTGGGATTCCCTGTAATAAAAAGTATAAGAAAATATACTAAAATGATATTTGATGTTCATTTAATGGTTCAGAATCCAGACAAATATATAGAAGAAGCTGCGCTTTCAGGAGCAGATATTATAACAGTACATGCAGAGGCGAGTACTCATATTCATAGAACCATTCAGAAGATAAAAGAATGTGGGAAAAGAGCCTGTGTAGCCATAAATCCTGGAACTAATATAGATGTTTTAGAGTATATATTGGAAGATTTGGATATGATTCTTTTAATGACTGTAAATCCGGGTTTTGGAGGTCAAGAATATATAGAAACAATGACTAATAAGATATCTAGACTAAGAAAAAAGCTTGATGAACGAAATTTAAATATTGATATTGAAGTAGATGGTGGGATTAAGCTTAGCAATGCAGAGTCAGTAATTAATGCAGGTGCCAATGTTTTAGTTTCTGGTTCTGGAATTTTTAAAGGAAATATAGAAGAGAATATTAAAGGTTTTAAATCTATAGTTAAGTGATGTTTATAAACAAAATAGAAGTGTATTTATGGTGTTTTTAAAAGTCTATATATAGTTAAAAAATAAGTCTGTTTATCAAAATTATATGAAATTTTGATAAACAGACTTTAATTTTGAAAAATATTAAAATAAATTCAAATAATAAAATTTAAGTATTAATAATATAAAAAAACATTACCCCATAAAATTGCATAAAAAAGTATAATGTTTTCTTAAAACAGTATTATACCAGTCTGTGTAAATTGTTGAGATATATCCATCTATTAATTTTTTTATTGTATTTTCTTTTGTTAATTGAAGATATAGTGCACATCCAAAAAGTAAAATAATTCCTATGGCAAGTATATATTTAGTTGTATTTTCAACATTAAAAATACATAAAGATAGTCCACTTAAAATTACACCAATAATTGTAAAGTATGTGATATATTCAATTTTCTTTTTTGTTTTTACTATATCATCTTTTAATTTGTTTACTGTAATAACATCCTTGAAAAAAACATGAAGCTTGTCCTTATAACATTCCAAGAATTTAGCTTTTATGTATGAATAATATTCAGTGTTATTTATTTCGTCTATGTTCATACACATTATCAGTGGATAACTGTATTCAGTAAGTTTATTGTATACAAATTCATCACGTTTTTCCATGCTTGGTATTCTAACAAGCAATTCTCCATTTGGATCCACAATTAATGTATAATTATCATTTACAGAACTTATATACGAATCACGTATAATTTCTAAAGCTTGTCTTTCATATGGATTTTTATCATGAATATGTTCAAGAAGAATGTCTATAATAGTCATATAAATACCCCTTTCATAATAGTTAACATATATATATAATTATAGCATTTTATTAATATTATTTAAATATAAAGAATAAATAATAAGTTAACACAAGTATAGTATTATTCATATAATATAGCACAGGAAACTGTAATAAATATACAAAAGAAAGTGTGGTGATAATTATGGATGTATCACAATATATCACACAGAATGCACTTATCTTAATACCTGTTCTTTATATAATTGGAATGATTATAAAGAATACTGATAAAATAAGTGATAAATATATACCTTTAATACTACTTGTTTTTGGTATTGCAGGAAGTATGGGAATTATCGGAGTAAATGCTAATGCAGTAATTCAAGGAGTATTGGTTACAGGAGCTACAGTATATACTAATCAGCTTATAAAACAGACAGGAAAAGATAAATAGATTAAAAGACAGTTTTATATTTTATAGAGTAATCATGGCTTTGTCATTA
This genomic interval carries:
- a CDS encoding transketolase family protein; translation: MGKSTRESYGEALIQIGYENKNIVVLDADLSKSTKTNGFKKEFPDRFFNAGIAEQNLMGMAAGMSNIGLVPFASTFAVFATGRAFEIIRNSICYPKANVKIAATHAGITVGEDGGSHQSIEDIALMCSLPNMTVIVPADHREAMEATKAAAMMEGPVYLRFGRCNTEDIFDDSYKFEIGKGTEIKKGDDAAIIATGMMVQKAIEAAKYLESEGIHVRVINISTIKPIDKEIIIKAAKETKGIVTAEEHSIIGGLGSMVSSVVCDKYPCKVKMIGIEDKFGESGTPDELMEKFKLTSDAISESIKEIIK
- the fsa gene encoding fructose-6-phosphate aldolase translates to MKIFVDTANVDEIRKANDLGVICGVTTNPSLIAREGKNFNEVIKEITSIVDGPISGEVISMECEGMIKEAREIAKIHENMVVKIPMCEEGLKAVKVLSKEGIKTNVTLIFSAVQALLAARAGASYVSPFLGRLDDIGSEGIKLIEDIAEIFAIHDIDAEIISASVRNPIHVLDCAKAGSNIATIPYNVIVQMIKHPLTDKGIEKFKEDYRNAFGK
- the rpe gene encoding ribulose-phosphate 3-epimerase, with the protein product MNISNSKTSNIIKIAPSILSADFSKLGSELEIIDRAGADYVHIDVMDGLYVPSISLGFPVIKSIRKYTKMIFDVHLMVQNPDKYIEEAALSGADIITVHAEASTHIHRTIQKIKECGKRACVAINPGTNIDVLEYILEDLDMILLMTVNPGFGGQEYIETMTNKISRLRKKLDERNLNIDIEVDGGIKLSNAESVINAGANVLVSGSGIFKGNIEENIKGFKSIVK
- a CDS encoding phage holin family protein, which gives rise to MDVSQYITQNALILIPVLYIIGMIIKNTDKISDKYIPLILLVFGIAGSMGIIGVNANAVIQGVLVTGATVYTNQLIKQTGKDK